The region ATGGCAACGTGCAAGGGGGAACGGATGATTTTCAAAAATTACGACTGATTTTAAGTCGCTTGCAATTTTCACCTGCTGCGATTCAACAAAAAGAGCGATGGGCAGCCCTGCAAGCAAAAACCTTATTGCAAGAGCATTGGGAAACTTATGAGTCCTTGATTGCCGCCATGCAGCGGCGTGCTTCGGTCGAAGAATGCTTGCAGGTTTTAGAGCAGCGACCTGCTACTGAGTCATGAGGAATTGGAATCAAACGTTGCGCAAATCTCGTCTCGCTTTTGAAAAGAGCGGTAAAGTGAATTAAGTAAAATTGTAACCATTGCTGATTGCTCACTTCGCCAGTCAACTTAGTTCAGCTTTAAACTGAATGAGGCAGTAAATAAACAGTGAACAAAGAAGTCAAGCTTGAGGGAGTTTATGACAATGCACACCATGGTAGTAACAGCAAAATCTATGTCTCGTGCTGTGGTCGGCATAATCTTAGGAACTGGGTTGCTGGTATCGGTGGCTCAATTGCCAACTATTGCTCAAACTACTCGACCCAGCCCGCTTGAAGATTTGCAAACGAAAGATGGTACCGACTTTTTCAACGGTCGTGGCAATGGCCAGGCAAGTAGCGTTATGAACTTTATCCAAAATGCGATCATTGGAACGCCTCGCAGTTCGGAAGAATTTGCTGCTGATCAACAAGAAAACTTTAATGAAGCAACGGCTCGCTTCCGGCAGCAGCAAGCGGAACGGTTGCGCAAACAGCAACTTCAGACAACTCCCAATTTACAGGTGACTCCCCTGCCAGCGAGGGTATCTCCTGCAACTCCTTAGAGACCGCATTTTTAGATACTGTTTAGATATTGCATTTTTCAATTGCTTTTGGCTGGTTTGAGGGGAAGAGGGACGAACTCGTATTGTTGTCCTTTACTCCCTGCGACAGGAGCGATTGTGACATAGGCAGGCGCTTTGTTGCGATCGCCTTCGGATTGAAAATTAACCATGCCTGTTGCGCCTGCTGCCTCAAAATCAGGGTGGGAGAGTGCACGTCTGATCCCTGTTCTGCTATTATCTTTGGCAATTCCTGCGGCAAGGGCTTGAGTAGCATCGTAGGCGAGGGCAGTCCGCCAGCTTGCTGCATTTTTCCGTCCCCAAACGGTTTGAACATTTTGGAGAAAGGGTGAACCAGTCAAATCTACTGGAACAGCCAAGACCACGCCAACTGCTGCACTTCTACCAAATTTTGGCAGACTAGGATTAAACATGCTGTCTCCGGCGAGCACTGGTAGTTTTCGATTGTTAACCTCAATCAAACGAATCGCTTTATCCATTACTTCAGTATTGGGTATGACGATGAGAATATCTGCTTTTTGCGCGATCGCCTGGCTGAAGCCTGCCTCTGGTTCAAAATCAGGACGAGCCAAATCTATCTCACCAACAACACGCGCATCTTTCACACCGCTATAGATCAGTGCCCGCTCAATCTCCTGTTTTAAGGATTGGCTGTAGCGACTTTTAGAGTTGTGAAAAATCGCAGCCTTACGCTTTTTTAGATGATTTACCATGTAATCTTTCAACGCATTTGCGGTTTGCTGATCACTAGGCATGGTGCGGAAGATGGAATTGCCTACGGTTGACAACTCCACAGCTGAACTAACAGGCGTGACCATGACGATGCCCCGGTCCTGATAAATTTTGGCAGCGGCAAGGCTAGTATCGCTTGTCCCATGCCCAACGACTGCCAGAATTGCCGATTCGTTTACCAGTTTTTTGGCCACTTGCTCAGCCGCTTCCCGCTGGTTGCTATCGTCAGCAATCCACACTTTAAGAGGAACGCCGTTGATGCCACCAGCATGGTTAATTTCATTCTGCGCCTGGGCGACTCCCCGCAAGAGTTCCAGTGCGGATGTGAGAGAGCCACTCAGAGGGGTGACAACAGCAATCGCGTGGGATTTGCCAGTGCCAATTCGGGCATTGTTGAGATAGATTAACAGCTCTGGATCATCCAGATGAGCTTGCCGAGCAGCTTCTAAAATTGGAATTGCTTTGTCGTAATTGCCTGCTGCAAGGTGATCAATCGCTTCTTGCTTTTTGGGATCAATTTGCCACGTAATCAGGGATTTTTCGCCTGCACTAATGCGATCGCTGTTTGCCAGGTTGGTGGGTTGGTCATTTGCTGTGGGCAACGGCAAGATTGATTGGAAACCAGAATCTGAGAAGCTTCGCACCAAAATTGCAACAGCAAGGGTTCCTGCGATTGCTAACCCAATTCGAGTCAGTGACCTGCTCGCAGGAAGGAGCGAGCGCGTCCTGGTTTGGCTGAGGGGTTCCATCAAACCAAGAGAGGTTTGCTCAGTGAGCGTTGTAATGCCTGAATTGTCTAAGGTTGGAGCAATGACTGTTTTGTTCGTGAGCAGTGTTGGTGCGGTTGCAATGACCTGACGCAAGGCATAGAGTGCATCACTAGCAGATTGATAGCGCTCGTTGCAGTGGTAGCGGGTCATTTTATCTAACACATCCGCCAAATCTGGACTGACGTTTCCGCGATCCCGCCAGATCACTTCTGAGGTGTTGTAGTCATGAGGGAGTTGGGCAGGATGCAACCCGGTTAACGCCTGAATGCCGACCATACCCAATGAATAAATATCACTGCAAAATCTCGGACGCCCCATACACTGTTCACTAGCAGCATATCCAGAGGTGTAAACGGGCATACTGAGGCTGGTTTCGCCAGTTGCTTCGGCAATCGTATTGCCAATGAGCTTCACGGCACCAAAATCGATTAAAACCAACTTGCTGTCTTGACGGCGGCGGATCAAATTCGCAGGTTTGATATCTCGATGAATCACACCTTGAGCGTGCACAAATTCCAAAATACTCAGCACATCTTCTAGCACAGGAATCACTTCATCTTCTGGTATTGGACTGCCTCTTACCAGTTCTTCATTGAGCGAATGCCCTTCGATAAATTCCTGGACCAGATAAAATTGATGGTTTTCTTCAAAATATGCCAGCAGTCGAGGAATCTGGTCATGCCTGCCGAGTTGTTCAAGGGTTTCTGCCTCCGCCTGGAACAACCGCCGTACCTGCTGCAAAATTGCTGAGTCCTGGCTGCTGAAGGTTAAGTGCTTCAATACACACCGAGGATTTCCTGGACGCTGGGTATCCTCCGCAATGTAGGTATGACCAAACCCCCCGGAGCCTAGAACGTTGATAACCTTGTAGCGTGCACCGATCAGTTCGCCTATCATTGCATTCACGGAGCGCAGCAGAACTCTCTAGCCAGAAATGTGCAATTGTTACCTTTGACTCTATCGCGATGCTGCCTATCCTGCCAGACTTGGATTAACCAGGGGGTGATGGGAGCAGGGCGATCGCTTTGCTTCAGGGTCTAAGGAAGGGCAATTGTGATGATTGTAGTACTGAACCTTTGATCAGATTAAAACTGATTAAAATTGAGGACGCGATCGCTTGTCTGCAATCTGTGAATTAACAGCAAAACTAACAAAACTAAACAGTACAATCACCCGTCCATCATTTCCCACAAGGTTTCTCAACTGAAGATAGTAGGATGTTTAAGGGTTTTCCAAAGGTGACATCTTCGTAGATCTGTTCTAGATCTGTTCAATTGGGACGCTGAAACCACTCCCCTCGAACCTGATCCCGTGAGAGGGCGGATCTTGGTGGGCTACTAGTTTCCAGAGGTTTGAGGTTTCAGCTTGTTAAGTTCTTCTTCTGCCAGAGCGTACCACACCTGCCCAAAGGTTTTGGGATTGAGGGATTTGCCCTTTTGATCGGGGAAAAGTTCGGCAAAGCGATTGTTGACCAACACGTTGAGTTCCCGACTGGTGAGACTGGCTCCGCTATCAGGAGCCGTCCAGCGATCGTAGGTGGCGCGATCGTAGCTCCCCAGTTTGCTGAGAACTTCTGGACTTAAACGACTTAGTTTGATTTCCACATCGCTAGCTATCGCTTTCCACTCAGCCTGCAAGTCTTGCTGGTCTGCTGTCAGCTTTTGCCCCTGCAGGTCAGGGTGCCTAGCGTAAAACAATTCATCGGTTAGGTTGGAGAGAAATTGGGCATCGATCTCCACGGATGGGCGATCGCGATAGACCCCAGACTCCCGTGTAGGCATGGAGGGCGAAGGGCTTGCTTCCGGGGAAGGTTGGGAAGTTGAGTCAGTAGAAGATGAAGTACTGGCGGGATTGGCATCTGGACTTGCCACTGTATTTGCAGGGGAAGGCGATTTGACCGGTCCCGTTTGCACCCAGGAAAGTGCGCGAAATGACACAACAGATACCAATAGCGCCACACTCATAACTAAGATTGCGGAAGCTTTAAAGTCCGCTTTGGAGCGTGCTGATGGCTTTTGAGTGATTGAGGCAGTGGGATGAGGTTGGTTCCGAGATGCTTGATTGAAGTGCTCTGGCGATCGCAGTGGTGCTGACTGACTAGAGTCCGTCGCTGCAGCAGTTGGGGGTGCCAGCGGAACGGTGAGAGAAGACGATCCAGGTTTGTGCCGGGAAGTGGTTTTCCCAGCGATCACAGAGTGCTGCTGCCCTATTGGGTGAGCCTGTGGCACAGGTGATACCGAATGCAAAACCAGGTTTGCGATCGGTTCTAGCGCTCTTAATACCTGGGAAGCAGAGACAAAGCGCTTTTGCGGATTTGGATGCAGCATCCGCTTTAGAATGAGCGCAAAGTCGCGATGGAGAGTGAGTTGTGCATCCCAATCAGGCGATCGTGTCCAGTGGTGAGCAGGTCCATGCGGCTCTTTCCCCTTCAGCAGGGCGATTGCAACTGCCCCAAGAGAATACAAGTCACTACAAGGAAGAACTTTTCCCCCATGTTCCTGTTCTGGCGATGCATAACCAGTTCGCCCAATTAGACTGTCGGGTGATACTGGATGGAGTTGTAATCGAGCAACGAGGCGTTTGATCAACCCCAAATCAATCAGGACTGGAATCGATGTTTCCTGGCGAACAATAATGCTTTGAGGCGAGAGATTTTCGTGAACAATGCCAGCCCGATGCAAATACGTCAACCCTGGGAGGACTTGTAATAACAGTTGCATGACTTCTGCTTGGGAAAACGCCCCACTTTCAGCCCGACGCTCGTTGAGCATGGCTGCACAACTTTTGCCCATGATGTACTCTCGCACTAAATAAAGGCGATCGCCGTGGATAAACATAATGCGGTAATGGGGCAATTGCTCATGTTTCAACTCGTACAGCACGGCTGCTTCTTGATGAAAACACTGCCGCATCATCTCCAACAGGGTTGGATCTTGCTGGAGCGGGATAAACTCTTTCAGAATGCACAATTCATCGAACCGCTTTTGATCCTGAACCAGATACGTCAGCCCAAACTCCCCCTGTCCTGCTAAACCCACAACACAGTAGCGATTGAAAACCAGCGTTCCAGGAGGTAAAGGAGAAATCATAGAACACCAATCCAGCTAATCTTCCCAGGTTAAAACTGAAAGAATTATAGAACATTTGTATTATGCCCGTCATTTCTATGACACCAGTATCAGGAAGCCAAGTTTAGTGATGATCGAAGCCCTTGCCGCTAATGTAGAGTTTCTGTGACGCAGAAACGTTTACGCTTTGACACTTTCCTTAATATCTATTTACAATGTAGGTGTAGGTAGGAATGACTTGGAGTAATCACTATGCAAGACGCACAAAAGATGGCTGCTGCAACCGAAGATCGCAACGCTTGGAAGTTTGGCTTTACCCCCCAAGCTGAGTTGTGGAACGGTCGCTTTGCCATGATCGGGTTTGTTGCTGCTCTAATTACTGAGCTGATCACCAATCAAGGTGTTCTGCATTTCTTAGGTCTGCTGTAATTTCTCCCAGTAAGTTCTAATTATGGCTAGGCGAACGGACTTTTCATTGTGAAGAGTCCGTTTTTCCTTTTTGGCGTAAACTAGACGCGAATGCGAAAACGATGACCGGGAACTTAGGAGATTAGAGATCAACTTAGTTCAGTTTGAAGATGGGAAAAGATGGAAACTTGGCTAAGAATGAGAACAATTTGAGCATTGATAGAGATTATTTTGCTTAATTCTGCTTCAAGAAACCTGAAGTTTTTATAAAAAATCTCCGTTTTTCCCCTATATTTAGTACATTTAGGCGTTCAGATGGTATTTTATTGATGCTTAAACGCTAGATGTAGGGTTTCACAATTTCGAGTCCAGCAGAGCTCGCGGAGGTAAGTCATGAAAAAGTGGACATTTCTCTTGCAAAAAGATGGCGATCGCTCCTGGTTGCCGCTGGACTCGCCAGATGTCGAGATTTTAGAAGGGCGTTACCGCATCGTTGCCCAAACCGATCAGCCAAATACTGACATCAGTATCCGGATTTGTCATCTAGCCACGGAAGAGAACCCGCCCAAGCGACGTATTCAAAAGCGAAATAATCGCACCAACGACAGCGGGTTGATGGTTGTCATCCCATTCACCCATTTGCAGTCAGGGTGTTGGGAGCTATCTTGTTTCTTGACTGATCCCTTGTCTGATCTGGTGGGCGATACATTGCACCATGCTGTGCGGTTGCGAGTGTCTTCTCCAGTTATGACTGATGAAGCGGAAGACTGGGAGATTGCTCCATCGAACTCAACCCAGTTGCCAGAGGACGGTGCTTGTATTGAGCCGAAAAATACTCAGGTGGCTATATCACCAGCGGTGTCGGTGCCTTCAAAAGCCCCAACGGCCCATGACCTAGCCGTGTTGAATGTGGAAATTGCTCAGGCACTAGGGGTTTCTATGGATCGTCTGGTTGAAATGACTGATCAGTTATCGCACCAGTTAATTGCAGAGATATTTAAAGAGTTTAAGTTGGCTCCAGAGATTGTTGGGGCTGATGATACCCCAAGGGAACCCCTCACCTTGACAGTGGGTGAAGCGCCGGTAGAGCCAGCGGAGGGTGGACAGGAAAATTCTGAGCAAGCTAATTCTGAGAGATTCGATCTGCTGGAGTCTGTGGATGTGGCAGCGCTGCAAATCCAGTTAGAGCGGGCGGTGTGGATGGCGAAACGGGGAGAGTCGCTGGCGATCGCAGGATATATGCAGCTCACTGATACACCAAGTTTGGAGCCGCTTTCGACCCTGGAATGGTCAGAGTCCGATTTAGCAGGAGCGGTTCCCCGGGAAATCCAGATGCAACTCCGCGATCCTCAAACTTCTGAGATTGTGTTTCATGCTTGCCAGTCTTTTCCAACGAAAAGCCTCCCGTTTCCATTCAGTTTTTTGTGTCGTTTACCCGAAGATCTCACGACCCATCTGCTTTTAGGGGAAGTGCTGGTTGCAGGAGCTTTACCCGGTGCGGATACCGTCCTGGTGACATTGAAGACGTTTAACTTTACTGTCACAGTTGATCCAGAAGCTTTGGTCGAAGAACTGCACAAGGTGACATCAGCCCTAGAGGAAAGTTCTGATTCTGAGGAATTGACTGAAGCAATGGTGCAACTCTCCAGTCGATTACAGAAGGAGAAAGCGCGACAAGGGCTGGATTTGTCATTCTTAAACTTGGCTCCTGCGGTAACCGAGCAATCTCCCAAAGTATCAGGGACTCCTGTGCCAGTAAGAGCAACGGTTGCAGCTGGGCAGCAAATTTTACCTCCGCAGCTTTACCAGCCAGACGCTAATTCGGAGAGCAAACGCAAACTGGAACTTCCCAGATTCGTTAGTATCAGGGGGCAGACAGCAACCGCGATCGCGGAACCTGCTGCTGCGATCGCGGAAGAGGCTGTCTTTAACCTCGCTGAATCTGGGCTAGATTTGATGCTTTCATCCGATGCAGATTTGTCGGCGTCTGAGCCTGAGAGTCAAAGTTTGGATTCAGTGGCATCGTTGCTTGAGCAATCTCTTCTATCGGAAGCATCTACCAATGACAACCATGCCTATTCAGCACCTGAACCATCTGCAATACCGGAACCATTCTCTAATTCTGAGGCAAAGCCACAGTCACCAGACTGTAATACAGAAGACCTATCCTTGTTGGATGAATTATCTTTTCCAGTTCGTTCGGCATTTCAAGCGCTAAATTTGCAGGAACGGTTTCTGAATCGACTGAGTGCGATCGCGGCTGATACAGAACTGGCAATGTTGTTGAAACAAGCAATGCCGCCAACTGAAGAATCTGACACTCAATCACCAATAACGGTAGATCCGGGTACGGAAGCAGCAACGCCTGAACTGGTGCAAGGTTTGCCAACTGATGAAATTGTGGTGGAGGATGATCCATCCTGGCGAGAGTGGCTAAAGCGGGCTGGCTCACGCACAAAACGAGTAGAAACCACTGAACCAGAGGGCAGCCACGTCGATGCTTTAATATCTGCGAATCCAATGGTCTTACCGAAAGATGAACCGGTACCAGTACCCACGTTAGAGATTTTGGCGGATGAGATTGTTGCTGGCAGGCTACTTCAGGTTCGGGTCAAGTTGCCAGATATTGCTCCTAAAATTTACGTGAAGCTATGGGTCAATGACCGCCAAACTCGCTCACTTCTAGATGGTCCTCGCTGGCTTGTTGATTTCTTGCCCAATGGATTTGGCGAACTAGAAGCCAACACGCAACTGATCGCGCCACTTGGTACTTTAGCAATGCGAGTGGAAGCGATCGCAGTGGAAATGCAAACCCAGCGCGAGAGTCAAAAAGTAAGTCTAGACCGGGAAGTGCTTCCGGCAGATATGCCGGATGATGTGTTTGGAGATCTCGATTTACAGGGACTC is a window of Leptolyngbyaceae cyanobacterium JSC-12 DNA encoding:
- a CDS encoding hypothetical protein (IMG reference gene:2510096653), translated to MHTMVVTAKSMSRAVVGIILGTGLLVSVAQLPTIAQTTRPSPLEDLQTKDGTDFFNGRGNGQASSVMNFIQNAIIGTPRSSEEFAADQQENFNEATARFRQQQAERLRKQQLQTTPNLQVTPLPARVSPATP
- a CDS encoding ABC-type branched-chain amino acid transport system, periplasmic component (IMG reference gene:2510096654~PFAM: Protein kinase domain; Receptor family ligand binding region), yielding MIGELIGARYKVINVLGSGGFGHTYIAEDTQRPGNPRCVLKHLTFSSQDSAILQQVRRLFQAEAETLEQLGRHDQIPRLLAYFEENHQFYLVQEFIEGHSLNEELVRGSPIPEDEVIPVLEDVLSILEFVHAQGVIHRDIKPANLIRRRQDSKLVLIDFGAVKLIGNTIAEATGETSLSMPVYTSGYAASEQCMGRPRFCSDIYSLGMVGIQALTGLHPAQLPHDYNTSEVIWRDRGNVSPDLADVLDKMTRYHCNERYQSASDALYALRQVIATAPTLLTNKTVIAPTLDNSGITTLTEQTSLGLMEPLSQTRTRSLLPASRSLTRIGLAIAGTLAVAILVRSFSDSGFQSILPLPTANDQPTNLANSDRISAGEKSLITWQIDPKKQEAIDHLAAGNYDKAIPILEAARQAHLDDPELLIYLNNARIGTGKSHAIAVVTPLSGSLTSALELLRGVAQAQNEINHAGGINGVPLKVWIADDSNQREAAEQVAKKLVNESAILAVVGHGTSDTSLAAAKIYQDRGIVMVTPVSSAVELSTVGNSIFRTMPSDQQTANALKDYMVNHLKKRKAAIFHNSKSRYSQSLKQEIERALIYSGVKDARVVGEIDLARPDFEPEAGFSQAIAQKADILIVIPNTEVMDKAIRLIEVNNRKLPVLAGDSMFNPSLPKFGRSAAVGVVLAVPVDLTGSPFLQNVQTVWGRKNAASWRTALAYDATQALAAGIAKDNSRTGIRRALSHPDFEAAGATGMVNFQSEGDRNKAPAYVTIAPVAGSKGQQYEFVPLPLKPAKSN
- a CDS encoding serine/threonine protein kinase (IMG reference gene:2510096655~PFAM: Protein kinase domain), giving the protein MISPLPPGTLVFNRYCVVGLAGQGEFGLTYLVQDQKRFDELCILKEFIPLQQDPTLLEMMRQCFHQEAAVLYELKHEQLPHYRIMFIHGDRLYLVREYIMGKSCAAMLNERRAESGAFSQAEVMQLLLQVLPGLTYLHRAGIVHENLSPQSIIVRQETSIPVLIDLGLIKRLVARLQLHPVSPDSLIGRTGYASPEQEHGGKVLPCSDLYSLGAVAIALLKGKEPHGPAHHWTRSPDWDAQLTLHRDFALILKRMLHPNPQKRFVSASQVLRALEPIANLVLHSVSPVPQAHPIGQQHSVIAGKTTSRHKPGSSSLTVPLAPPTAAATDSSQSAPLRSPEHFNQASRNQPHPTASITQKPSARSKADFKASAILVMSVALLVSVVSFRALSWVQTGPVKSPSPANTVASPDANPASTSSSTDSTSQPSPEASPSPSMPTRESGVYRDRPSVEIDAQFLSNLTDELFYARHPDLQGQKLTADQQDLQAEWKAIASDVEIKLSRLSPEVLSKLGSYDRATYDRWTAPDSGASLTSRELNVLVNNRFAELFPDQKGKSLNPKTFGQVWYALAEEELNKLKPQTSGN
- a CDS encoding Chlorophyll A-B binding protein (IMG reference gene:2510096656~PFAM: Chlorophyll A-B binding protein), yielding MQDAQKMAAATEDRNAWKFGFTPQAELWNGRFAMIGFVAALITELITNQGVLHFLGLL
- a CDS encoding hypothetical protein (IMG reference gene:2510096657) — its product is MKKWTFLLQKDGDRSWLPLDSPDVEILEGRYRIVAQTDQPNTDISIRICHLATEENPPKRRIQKRNNRTNDSGLMVVIPFTHLQSGCWELSCFLTDPLSDLVGDTLHHAVRLRVSSPVMTDEAEDWEIAPSNSTQLPEDGACIEPKNTQVAISPAVSVPSKAPTAHDLAVLNVEIAQALGVSMDRLVEMTDQLSHQLIAEIFKEFKLAPEIVGADDTPREPLTLTVGEAPVEPAEGGQENSEQANSERFDLLESVDVAALQIQLERAVWMAKRGESLAIAGYMQLTDTPSLEPLSTLEWSESDLAGAVPREIQMQLRDPQTSEIVFHACQSFPTKSLPFPFSFLCRLPEDLTTHLLLGEVLVAGALPGADTVLVTLKTFNFTVTVDPEALVEELHKVTSALEESSDSEELTEAMVQLSSRLQKEKARQGLDLSFLNLAPAVTEQSPKVSGTPVPVRATVAAGQQILPPQLYQPDANSESKRKLELPRFVSIRGQTATAIAEPAAAIAEEAVFNLAESGLDLMLSSDADLSASEPESQSLDSVASLLEQSLLSEASTNDNHAYSAPEPSAIPEPFSNSEAKPQSPDCNTEDLSLLDELSFPVRSAFQALNLQERFLNRLSAIAADTELAMLLKQAMPPTEESDTQSPITVDPGTEAATPELVQGLPTDEIVVEDDPSWREWLKRAGSRTKRVETTEPEGSHVDALISANPMVLPKDEPVPVPTLEILADEIVAGRLLQVRVKLPDIAPKIYVKLWVNDRQTRSLLDGPRWLVDFLPNGFGELEANTQLIAPLGTLAMRVEAIAVEMQTQRESQKVSLDREVLPADMPDDVFGDLDLQGLNF